From the genome of Neomonachus schauinslandi chromosome 5, ASM220157v2, whole genome shotgun sequence, one region includes:
- the BAIAP3 gene encoding BAI1-associated protein 3 isoform X4 yields MTTLLEIKSSVLRQVQVRPSFRRRTEGEPGSTSTDPQEPTAGAWKPGDGVEFFAQMRLILKKGEGRQSLPCPEVLLCSGSPAPAEPVDPNRGLRALTQEEVEMLYEEALYTVLYRAGTMGPDQVDDQETLLGYLQQVFGTSPEEHAEAIERVKKAKAPTYALKVSVMRAKNLLAKDPNGFSDPYCMLGILPASGALQEPGPHKEQRFSFRKGSKRGGPLPAKCIQVTEVKSSTLNPVWKENFLFEIEDVSTDQLHLDIWDHDDDVSLVEACRKLNEVIGLKGMSRYFKQIVKSARANGTAGPTEDHTDDFLGCLNIPIREVPVAGEDRWFKLEPRSSASRVQGDCQLVLKLITTQRDTGMSQRGRSGFLSYMLLLSRLLQFEHRSQEPNSSGWRGELSGPAATVLCLHGAQSNLSALQLAVLHWQVSSRHHQTCTLDYGYLLGLLEDMQAHWEEASSLPQEQEESLADSFCAFLEFGLQLLRQLRDYFPATSSTAVHRLELLLKCLSKMQLFQPSFEICPFETELNMDIAAALKRGNREWYDRLLNTRSPREQPGPLRLAGLVELADAVYEDLQSCYGIYASLFHSIVEIDFFTLTFRQLERLVAEEAWVLTEELSPKMTLEVASGLFELYLTLADIQSFWSSIPGRESRSLALAGIHAPFLPAVKLWLQVLRDQARWRLQGAVDVDTLEPMDASCKHSSSAATASLCFSLIQELWARLAWPDPAQAQALGTQLSQDLCEATLFYTELLRKKVDAQPGATGEAVSEPLCVVLNNVELLRKAAGQALRGLAWPEATSALEGALPRPLLSCAQALDEDLQQEVHTVTAHLTSKMVADIRKYVQHISLSPDSIQNDEAVAPLMKYLDEKLALLNASLVKENLSRVLEALWELLLQAILQALSANLDVSADFYGRFHFTLEALVNFFHAEGQGLPLESLRDGSYKRLEEELRLHQCSTRECIEQYYLDKLKQRCLEQNRFGRLSVRCHYEAAQQRLAVEVLHAADLPPLDANGLSDPFVIVELGPPHLFPLVRSQRTQVKSRTLHPVYDELFYFSVSAEACRRRSACVLFTVMDHDWLSTNDFAGEAALGLGSIGGIARPQVGGSARARQPVTLHLRRPRAQVKSALRMLEGRTNKEAQEFVKRLKELEKCMEADP; encoded by the exons ATGACGACCTTGCTGGAGATCAAGAGCAGTGTGCTCAGGCAAGTGCAGGTGCGCCCGTCCTTCCGCCGGAGGACCGAGGGAGAGCCTGGGAGCACCAGCACTGACCCACAGGAGCCCACCGCGGGGGCTTG GAAACCTGGGGATGGTGTGGAGTTCTTCGCGCAGATGCGCCTTATTCTGAAGAAGGGGGAAGGCAGACAGAGCCTGCCGTGCCCCGAG GTCCTCTTGTGCAGTGGTTCACCAGCCCCTGCTGAGCCTGTGGACCCCAACCGTGGCCTGAGAGCCCTAACCCAGGAGGAG GTGGAGATGCTCTATGAGGAAGCCCTGTACACAGTCCTTTACCGTGCAGGGACCATGGGCCCTGACCAGGTGGATGACCAGGAGACCCTACTGGGCTACCTGCAGCAG GTGTTTGGTACCAGCCCCGAGGAGCACGCCGAGGCCATTGAGCGTGTGAAGAAGGCCAAG GCCCCCACGTATGCCCTGAAAGTCTCTGTCATGCGTGCCAAGAACCTGCTGGCCAAAGACCCCAATG GCTTCAGTGACCCATACTGCATGCTGGGCATCCTGCCGGCCTCGGGCGCCCTGCAGGAGCCGGGCCCGCACAAGGAGCAGCGTTTCAGCTTCCGCAAAGGCAGCAAGCGTGGAGGCCCACTGCCGGCCAAGTGCATCCAGGTCACCGAGGTCAAGAGCAGCACCCTGAACCCTGTCTGGAAGGAGAACTTCCTCTT TGAGATTGAGGATGTCAGCACGGACCAGCTGCACCTAGACATCTG GGACCATGATGATGATGTGTCTCTGGTGGAAGCGTGTAGGAAGCTGAATGAAGTCATCGGCCTGAAGGGCATGAGCAG GTATTTCAAACAGATTGTCAAGTCGGCCCGTGCGAATGGGACAGCAGGGCCCACGGAGGACCACACAGATGACTTCCTGGGGTGCCTCAACATACCCATCCGG GAGGTGCCCGTGGCCGGTGAAGACCGCTGGTTCAAGCTGGAACCGCGTTCCAGTGCCTCCCGCGTGCAGGGAGACTGCCAGCTGGTCCTCAAGCTAATCACCACACAG AGGGACACGGGCATGAGCCAGCGCGGGCGGTCGGGCTTCCTGTCCTACATGCTGCTGCTCAGCCGTTTGCTGCAGTTCGAGCACCGATCGCAGGAG cccaACTCGAGCGGCTGGCGCGGAGAGCTCAGCGGGCCCGCGGCTACCGTGCTCTGCCTGCACGGCGCGCAGAGCAACCTGTCTGCGCTGCAGCTGGCGGTGCT GCACTGGCAGGTCAGCAGCCGCCACCATCAGACCTGCACTCTGGACTATGGCTAcctgctggggctgctggagGACATGCAGGCCCACTGGGAGGAGGCATCCTCCCTGCCCCAAGAGCAG GAGGAGAGCCTGGCTGACAGCTTCTGTGCCTTCTTGGAGTTTGGGCTGCAGCTGCTACGGCAGCTCCGAGACTACTTCCCAGCCACCAGCAGCACAGCCGTCCACCGCCTGGAGCTGCTGCTGAA GTGTCTCAGCAAGATGCAGCTCTTCCAGCCGTCCTTCGAGATCTGCCCCTTCGAGACAGAGCTGAACATGGACATCGCAGCGGCTCTGAAG AGAGGCAACCGTGAGTGGTACGACAGGCTCCTGAACACCAGGAGTCCTCGAGAGCAG CCGGGGCCGCTGCGCCTCGCCGGGCTGGTGGAGCTGGCTGACGCCGTCTACGAGGACCTGCAGTCCTGCTATGGCATCTACGCTAGCCTCTTCCACAG CATCGTCGAGATCGACTTCTTCACCCTCACTTTCCGGCAGCTGGAACGTCTG GTGGCCGAGGAGGCATGGGTGCTGACGGAGGAGCTGAGCCCCAAGATGACCCTTGAGGTGGCCTCGGGGCTCTTCGAGCTGTACCTGACCCTGGCCGACATCCAGAGCTTCTGGAGCAGCATCCCCGGACG TGAGAGCCGCTCCCTTGCTCTGGCCGGCATCCATGCCCCCTTCCTGCCCGCCGTGAAGCTCTGGCTGCAGGTGCTGCGGGACCAGGCCAGGTGGAGACTTCAGGGAGCCGTGGATGTGGACACA CTGGAGCCCATGGATGCCTCCTGCAAGCACAGCAGCTCCGCGGCCACTGCTAGTCTCTGCTTCAGTCTCATCCAGGAGCTGTGGGCCCGCCTGGCGTGGCCAGACCCTGCCCAGGCCCAGGCGCTGGGCACCCAGCTCAGCCAG GACCTGTGCGAGGCCACCCTCTTCTACACTGAGCTGTTGCGAAAGAAGGTGGACGCTCAGCCCGGGGCTACAGGCGAGGCAGTGAGCGAGCCA CTCTGTGTGGTCCTCAACAACGTGGAGCTCCTCCGCAAGGCTGCTGGGCAGGCGCTGCGGGGTCTGGCGTGGCCGGAGGCGACCTCAGCGCTGGAGGGGGCACTCCCGCGGCCTCTGCTCAGCTGTGCGCAGGCCCTGGACGAAGACCTGCAGCAGGAGGTCCACACCGTGACGGCGCACCTGACCTCCAAG ATGGTGGCCGACATCAGGAAGTACGTACAGCACATCAGCCTGTCGCCAGACTCCATCCAGAACGACGAA GCCGTGGCCCCGCTCATGAAGTACCTGGATGAGAAGCTGGCCCTGCTGAATGCATCGCTGGTTAAGGAGAACCTGAGCAG GGTGCTGGAGGCCCTCTGGGAGCTGCTCCTGCAGGCCATCCTGCAGGCCCTCAGTGCAAACCTCGATGTCTCCGCGGATTTCTACGGCCGCTTCCACTTCACGCTGGAG GCCCTGGTCAACTTTTTCCACGCGGAGGGTCAGGGTCTGCCCCTGGAGAGCCTGAGGGACGGAAGCTACAAG AGACTGGAGGAGGAGCTGCGTCTGCACCAGTGCTCCACCCGCGAGTGCATCGAGCAGTACTACCTGGACAAGCTCAAGCAG AGGTGCCTGGAGCAGAACCGGTTCGGTCGCCTGAGCGTCCGCTGCCACTATGAGGCCGCTCAGCAGAGGTTGGCCGTGGAGGTGCTGCATGCTGCGGACCTGCCCCCACTGGACGCCAACG GCCTGAGCGACCCCTTCGTGATCGTGGAGCTGGGTCCGCCACACCTCTTCCCGCTGGTCCGCAGCCAGAGGACGCAGGTCAAGAGCCGGACGCTGCACCCCGTGTACGACGAGCTCTTCTACTT CTCCGTGTCGGCAGAGGCGTGCCGCCGCCGCAGCGCCTGCGTGCTCTTCACGGTCATGGACCACGACTGGCTGTCCACCAACGACTTCGCGGGGGAGGCGGCCCTCGGCCTGGGCAGCATCGGTGGCATAGCGCGGCCCCAGGTGGGAGGGAGCGCGAGGGCCAGGCAGCCCGTGACCCTGCACCTGCGCCGGCCCAGAGCCCAGG tGAAGTCAGCGCTGAGGATGCTGGAAGGCCGCACCAACAAGGAGGCGCAGGAGTTTGTCAAGAGactcaaggagctggagaagtgCATGGAGGCGGACCCCTga
- the BAIAP3 gene encoding BAI1-associated protein 3 isoform X3, whose amino-acid sequence MTTLLEIKSSVLRQVQVRPSFRRRTEGEPGSTSTDPQEPTAGAWKPGDGVEFFAQMRLILKKGEGRQSLPCPEVLLCSGSPAPAEPVDPNRGLRALTQEEVEMLYEEALYTVLYRAGTMGPDQVDDQETLLGYLQQVFGTSPEEHAEAIERVKKAKAPTYALKVSVMRAKNLLAKDPNGFSDPYCMLGILPASGALQEPGPHKEQRFSFRKGSKRGGPLPAKCIQVTEVKSSTLNPVWKENFLFEIEDVSTDQLHLDIWDHDDDVSLVEACRKLNEVIGLKGMSRYFKQIVKSARANGTAGPTEDHTDDFLGCLNIPIRRDTGMSQRGRSGFLSYMLLLSRLLQFEHRSQEPNSSGWRGELSGPAATVLCLHGAQSNLSALQLAVLHWQVSSRHHQTCTLDYGYLLGLLEDMQAHWEEASSLPQEQEESLADSFCAFLEFGLQLLRQLRDYFPATSSTAVHRLELLLKCLSKMQLFQPSFEICPFETELNMDIAAALKRGNREWYDRLLNTRSPREQPGPLRLAGLVELADAVYEDLQSCYGIYASLFHSIVEIDFFTLTFRQLERLVAEEAWVLTEELSPKMTLEVASGLFELYLTLADIQSFWSSIPGRESRSLALAGIHAPFLPAVKLWLQVLRDQARWRLQGAVDVDTLEPMDASCKHSSSAATASLCFSLIQELWARLAWPDPAQAQALGTQLSQDLCEATLFYTELLRKKVDAQPGATGEAVSEPLCVVLNNVELLRKAAGQALRGLAWPEATSALEGALPRPLLSCAQALDEDLQQEVHTVTAHLTSKMVADIRKYVQHISLSPDSIQNDEAVAPLMKYLDEKLALLNASLVKENLSRVLEALWELLLQAILQALSANLDVSADFYGRFHFTLEALVNFFHAEGQGLPLESLRDGSYKRLEEELRLHQCSTRECIEQYYLDKLKQRCLEQNRFGRLSVRCHYEAAQQRLAVEVLHAADLPPLDANGLSDPFVIVELGPPHLFPLVRSQRTQVKSRTLHPVYDELFYFSVSAEACRRRSACVLFTVMDHDWLSTNDFAGEAALGLGSIGGIARPQVGGSARARQPVTLHLRRPRAQVKSALRMLEGRTNKEAQEFVKRLKELEKCMEADP is encoded by the exons ATGACGACCTTGCTGGAGATCAAGAGCAGTGTGCTCAGGCAAGTGCAGGTGCGCCCGTCCTTCCGCCGGAGGACCGAGGGAGAGCCTGGGAGCACCAGCACTGACCCACAGGAGCCCACCGCGGGGGCTTG GAAACCTGGGGATGGTGTGGAGTTCTTCGCGCAGATGCGCCTTATTCTGAAGAAGGGGGAAGGCAGACAGAGCCTGCCGTGCCCCGAG GTCCTCTTGTGCAGTGGTTCACCAGCCCCTGCTGAGCCTGTGGACCCCAACCGTGGCCTGAGAGCCCTAACCCAGGAGGAG GTGGAGATGCTCTATGAGGAAGCCCTGTACACAGTCCTTTACCGTGCAGGGACCATGGGCCCTGACCAGGTGGATGACCAGGAGACCCTACTGGGCTACCTGCAGCAG GTGTTTGGTACCAGCCCCGAGGAGCACGCCGAGGCCATTGAGCGTGTGAAGAAGGCCAAG GCCCCCACGTATGCCCTGAAAGTCTCTGTCATGCGTGCCAAGAACCTGCTGGCCAAAGACCCCAATG GCTTCAGTGACCCATACTGCATGCTGGGCATCCTGCCGGCCTCGGGCGCCCTGCAGGAGCCGGGCCCGCACAAGGAGCAGCGTTTCAGCTTCCGCAAAGGCAGCAAGCGTGGAGGCCCACTGCCGGCCAAGTGCATCCAGGTCACCGAGGTCAAGAGCAGCACCCTGAACCCTGTCTGGAAGGAGAACTTCCTCTT TGAGATTGAGGATGTCAGCACGGACCAGCTGCACCTAGACATCTG GGACCATGATGATGATGTGTCTCTGGTGGAAGCGTGTAGGAAGCTGAATGAAGTCATCGGCCTGAAGGGCATGAGCAG GTATTTCAAACAGATTGTCAAGTCGGCCCGTGCGAATGGGACAGCAGGGCCCACGGAGGACCACACAGATGACTTCCTGGGGTGCCTCAACATACCCATCCGG AGGGACACGGGCATGAGCCAGCGCGGGCGGTCGGGCTTCCTGTCCTACATGCTGCTGCTCAGCCGTTTGCTGCAGTTCGAGCACCGATCGCAGGAG cccaACTCGAGCGGCTGGCGCGGAGAGCTCAGCGGGCCCGCGGCTACCGTGCTCTGCCTGCACGGCGCGCAGAGCAACCTGTCTGCGCTGCAGCTGGCGGTGCT GCACTGGCAGGTCAGCAGCCGCCACCATCAGACCTGCACTCTGGACTATGGCTAcctgctggggctgctggagGACATGCAGGCCCACTGGGAGGAGGCATCCTCCCTGCCCCAAGAGCAG GAGGAGAGCCTGGCTGACAGCTTCTGTGCCTTCTTGGAGTTTGGGCTGCAGCTGCTACGGCAGCTCCGAGACTACTTCCCAGCCACCAGCAGCACAGCCGTCCACCGCCTGGAGCTGCTGCTGAA GTGTCTCAGCAAGATGCAGCTCTTCCAGCCGTCCTTCGAGATCTGCCCCTTCGAGACAGAGCTGAACATGGACATCGCAGCGGCTCTGAAG AGAGGCAACCGTGAGTGGTACGACAGGCTCCTGAACACCAGGAGTCCTCGAGAGCAG CCGGGGCCGCTGCGCCTCGCCGGGCTGGTGGAGCTGGCTGACGCCGTCTACGAGGACCTGCAGTCCTGCTATGGCATCTACGCTAGCCTCTTCCACAG CATCGTCGAGATCGACTTCTTCACCCTCACTTTCCGGCAGCTGGAACGTCTG GTGGCCGAGGAGGCATGGGTGCTGACGGAGGAGCTGAGCCCCAAGATGACCCTTGAGGTGGCCTCGGGGCTCTTCGAGCTGTACCTGACCCTGGCCGACATCCAGAGCTTCTGGAGCAGCATCCCCGGACG TGAGAGCCGCTCCCTTGCTCTGGCCGGCATCCATGCCCCCTTCCTGCCCGCCGTGAAGCTCTGGCTGCAGGTGCTGCGGGACCAGGCCAGGTGGAGACTTCAGGGAGCCGTGGATGTGGACACA CTGGAGCCCATGGATGCCTCCTGCAAGCACAGCAGCTCCGCGGCCACTGCTAGTCTCTGCTTCAGTCTCATCCAGGAGCTGTGGGCCCGCCTGGCGTGGCCAGACCCTGCCCAGGCCCAGGCGCTGGGCACCCAGCTCAGCCAG GACCTGTGCGAGGCCACCCTCTTCTACACTGAGCTGTTGCGAAAGAAGGTGGACGCTCAGCCCGGGGCTACAGGCGAGGCAGTGAGCGAGCCA CTCTGTGTGGTCCTCAACAACGTGGAGCTCCTCCGCAAGGCTGCTGGGCAGGCGCTGCGGGGTCTGGCGTGGCCGGAGGCGACCTCAGCGCTGGAGGGGGCACTCCCGCGGCCTCTGCTCAGCTGTGCGCAGGCCCTGGACGAAGACCTGCAGCAGGAGGTCCACACCGTGACGGCGCACCTGACCTCCAAG ATGGTGGCCGACATCAGGAAGTACGTACAGCACATCAGCCTGTCGCCAGACTCCATCCAGAACGACGAA GCCGTGGCCCCGCTCATGAAGTACCTGGATGAGAAGCTGGCCCTGCTGAATGCATCGCTGGTTAAGGAGAACCTGAGCAG GGTGCTGGAGGCCCTCTGGGAGCTGCTCCTGCAGGCCATCCTGCAGGCCCTCAGTGCAAACCTCGATGTCTCCGCGGATTTCTACGGCCGCTTCCACTTCACGCTGGAG GCCCTGGTCAACTTTTTCCACGCGGAGGGTCAGGGTCTGCCCCTGGAGAGCCTGAGGGACGGAAGCTACAAG AGACTGGAGGAGGAGCTGCGTCTGCACCAGTGCTCCACCCGCGAGTGCATCGAGCAGTACTACCTGGACAAGCTCAAGCAG AGGTGCCTGGAGCAGAACCGGTTCGGTCGCCTGAGCGTCCGCTGCCACTATGAGGCCGCTCAGCAGAGGTTGGCCGTGGAGGTGCTGCATGCTGCGGACCTGCCCCCACTGGACGCCAACG GCCTGAGCGACCCCTTCGTGATCGTGGAGCTGGGTCCGCCACACCTCTTCCCGCTGGTCCGCAGCCAGAGGACGCAGGTCAAGAGCCGGACGCTGCACCCCGTGTACGACGAGCTCTTCTACTT CTCCGTGTCGGCAGAGGCGTGCCGCCGCCGCAGCGCCTGCGTGCTCTTCACGGTCATGGACCACGACTGGCTGTCCACCAACGACTTCGCGGGGGAGGCGGCCCTCGGCCTGGGCAGCATCGGTGGCATAGCGCGGCCCCAGGTGGGAGGGAGCGCGAGGGCCAGGCAGCCCGTGACCCTGCACCTGCGCCGGCCCAGAGCCCAGG tGAAGTCAGCGCTGAGGATGCTGGAAGGCCGCACCAACAAGGAGGCGCAGGAGTTTGTCAAGAGactcaaggagctggagaagtgCATGGAGGCGGACCCCTga
- the BAIAP3 gene encoding BAI1-associated protein 3 isoform X1 produces MTTLLEIKSSVLRQVQVRPSFRRRTEGEPGSTSTDPQEPTAGAWKPGDGVEFFAQMRLILKKGEGRQSLPCPEVLLCSGSPAPAEPVDPNRGLRALTQEEVDDQETLLGYLQQVFGTSPEEHAEAIERVKKAKAPTYALKVSVMRAKNLLAKDPNGFSDPYCMLGILPASGALQEPGPHKEQRFSFRKGSKRGGPLPAKCIQVTEVKSSTLNPVWKENFLFEIEDVSTDQLHLDIWDHDDDVSLVEACRKLNEVIGLKGMSRYFKQIVKSARANGTAGPTEDHTDDFLGCLNIPIREVPVAGEDRWFKLEPRSSASRVQGDCQLVLKLITTQRDTGMSQRGRSGFLSYMLLLSRLLQFEHRSQEPNSSGWRGELSGPAATVLCLHGAQSNLSALQLAVLHWQVSSRHHQTCTLDYGYLLGLLEDMQAHWEEASSLPQEQEESLADSFCAFLEFGLQLLRQLRDYFPATSSTAVHRLELLLKCLSKMQLFQPSFEICPFETELNMDIAAALKRGNREWYDRLLNTRSPREQPGPLRLAGLVELADAVYEDLQSCYGIYASLFHSIVEIDFFTLTFRQLERLVAEEAWVLTEELSPKMTLEVASGLFELYLTLADIQSFWSSIPGRESRSLALAGIHAPFLPAVKLWLQVLRDQARWRLQGAVDVDTLEPMDASCKHSSSAATASLCFSLIQELWARLAWPDPAQAQALGTQLSQDLCEATLFYTELLRKKVDAQPGATGEAVSEPLCVVLNNVELLRKAAGQALRGLAWPEATSALEGALPRPLLSCAQALDEDLQQEVHTVTAHLTSKMVADIRKYVQHISLSPDSIQNDEAVAPLMKYLDEKLALLNASLVKENLSRVLEALWELLLQAILQALSANLDVSADFYGRFHFTLEALVNFFHAEGQGLPLESLRDGSYKRLEEELRLHQCSTRECIEQYYLDKLKQRCLEQNRFGRLSVRCHYEAAQQRLAVEVLHAADLPPLDANGLSDPFVIVELGPPHLFPLVRSQRTQVKSRTLHPVYDELFYFSVSAEACRRRSACVLFTVMDHDWLSTNDFAGEAALGLGSIGGIARPQVGGSARARQPVTLHLRRPRAQVKSALRMLEGRTNKEAQEFVKRLKELEKCMEADP; encoded by the exons ATGACGACCTTGCTGGAGATCAAGAGCAGTGTGCTCAGGCAAGTGCAGGTGCGCCCGTCCTTCCGCCGGAGGACCGAGGGAGAGCCTGGGAGCACCAGCACTGACCCACAGGAGCCCACCGCGGGGGCTTG GAAACCTGGGGATGGTGTGGAGTTCTTCGCGCAGATGCGCCTTATTCTGAAGAAGGGGGAAGGCAGACAGAGCCTGCCGTGCCCCGAG GTCCTCTTGTGCAGTGGTTCACCAGCCCCTGCTGAGCCTGTGGACCCCAACCGTGGCCTGAGAGCCCTAACCCAGGAGGAG GTGGATGACCAGGAGACCCTACTGGGCTACCTGCAGCAG GTGTTTGGTACCAGCCCCGAGGAGCACGCCGAGGCCATTGAGCGTGTGAAGAAGGCCAAG GCCCCCACGTATGCCCTGAAAGTCTCTGTCATGCGTGCCAAGAACCTGCTGGCCAAAGACCCCAATG GCTTCAGTGACCCATACTGCATGCTGGGCATCCTGCCGGCCTCGGGCGCCCTGCAGGAGCCGGGCCCGCACAAGGAGCAGCGTTTCAGCTTCCGCAAAGGCAGCAAGCGTGGAGGCCCACTGCCGGCCAAGTGCATCCAGGTCACCGAGGTCAAGAGCAGCACCCTGAACCCTGTCTGGAAGGAGAACTTCCTCTT TGAGATTGAGGATGTCAGCACGGACCAGCTGCACCTAGACATCTG GGACCATGATGATGATGTGTCTCTGGTGGAAGCGTGTAGGAAGCTGAATGAAGTCATCGGCCTGAAGGGCATGAGCAG GTATTTCAAACAGATTGTCAAGTCGGCCCGTGCGAATGGGACAGCAGGGCCCACGGAGGACCACACAGATGACTTCCTGGGGTGCCTCAACATACCCATCCGG GAGGTGCCCGTGGCCGGTGAAGACCGCTGGTTCAAGCTGGAACCGCGTTCCAGTGCCTCCCGCGTGCAGGGAGACTGCCAGCTGGTCCTCAAGCTAATCACCACACAG AGGGACACGGGCATGAGCCAGCGCGGGCGGTCGGGCTTCCTGTCCTACATGCTGCTGCTCAGCCGTTTGCTGCAGTTCGAGCACCGATCGCAGGAG cccaACTCGAGCGGCTGGCGCGGAGAGCTCAGCGGGCCCGCGGCTACCGTGCTCTGCCTGCACGGCGCGCAGAGCAACCTGTCTGCGCTGCAGCTGGCGGTGCT GCACTGGCAGGTCAGCAGCCGCCACCATCAGACCTGCACTCTGGACTATGGCTAcctgctggggctgctggagGACATGCAGGCCCACTGGGAGGAGGCATCCTCCCTGCCCCAAGAGCAG GAGGAGAGCCTGGCTGACAGCTTCTGTGCCTTCTTGGAGTTTGGGCTGCAGCTGCTACGGCAGCTCCGAGACTACTTCCCAGCCACCAGCAGCACAGCCGTCCACCGCCTGGAGCTGCTGCTGAA GTGTCTCAGCAAGATGCAGCTCTTCCAGCCGTCCTTCGAGATCTGCCCCTTCGAGACAGAGCTGAACATGGACATCGCAGCGGCTCTGAAG AGAGGCAACCGTGAGTGGTACGACAGGCTCCTGAACACCAGGAGTCCTCGAGAGCAG CCGGGGCCGCTGCGCCTCGCCGGGCTGGTGGAGCTGGCTGACGCCGTCTACGAGGACCTGCAGTCCTGCTATGGCATCTACGCTAGCCTCTTCCACAG CATCGTCGAGATCGACTTCTTCACCCTCACTTTCCGGCAGCTGGAACGTCTG GTGGCCGAGGAGGCATGGGTGCTGACGGAGGAGCTGAGCCCCAAGATGACCCTTGAGGTGGCCTCGGGGCTCTTCGAGCTGTACCTGACCCTGGCCGACATCCAGAGCTTCTGGAGCAGCATCCCCGGACG TGAGAGCCGCTCCCTTGCTCTGGCCGGCATCCATGCCCCCTTCCTGCCCGCCGTGAAGCTCTGGCTGCAGGTGCTGCGGGACCAGGCCAGGTGGAGACTTCAGGGAGCCGTGGATGTGGACACA CTGGAGCCCATGGATGCCTCCTGCAAGCACAGCAGCTCCGCGGCCACTGCTAGTCTCTGCTTCAGTCTCATCCAGGAGCTGTGGGCCCGCCTGGCGTGGCCAGACCCTGCCCAGGCCCAGGCGCTGGGCACCCAGCTCAGCCAG GACCTGTGCGAGGCCACCCTCTTCTACACTGAGCTGTTGCGAAAGAAGGTGGACGCTCAGCCCGGGGCTACAGGCGAGGCAGTGAGCGAGCCA CTCTGTGTGGTCCTCAACAACGTGGAGCTCCTCCGCAAGGCTGCTGGGCAGGCGCTGCGGGGTCTGGCGTGGCCGGAGGCGACCTCAGCGCTGGAGGGGGCACTCCCGCGGCCTCTGCTCAGCTGTGCGCAGGCCCTGGACGAAGACCTGCAGCAGGAGGTCCACACCGTGACGGCGCACCTGACCTCCAAG ATGGTGGCCGACATCAGGAAGTACGTACAGCACATCAGCCTGTCGCCAGACTCCATCCAGAACGACGAA GCCGTGGCCCCGCTCATGAAGTACCTGGATGAGAAGCTGGCCCTGCTGAATGCATCGCTGGTTAAGGAGAACCTGAGCAG GGTGCTGGAGGCCCTCTGGGAGCTGCTCCTGCAGGCCATCCTGCAGGCCCTCAGTGCAAACCTCGATGTCTCCGCGGATTTCTACGGCCGCTTCCACTTCACGCTGGAG GCCCTGGTCAACTTTTTCCACGCGGAGGGTCAGGGTCTGCCCCTGGAGAGCCTGAGGGACGGAAGCTACAAG AGACTGGAGGAGGAGCTGCGTCTGCACCAGTGCTCCACCCGCGAGTGCATCGAGCAGTACTACCTGGACAAGCTCAAGCAG AGGTGCCTGGAGCAGAACCGGTTCGGTCGCCTGAGCGTCCGCTGCCACTATGAGGCCGCTCAGCAGAGGTTGGCCGTGGAGGTGCTGCATGCTGCGGACCTGCCCCCACTGGACGCCAACG GCCTGAGCGACCCCTTCGTGATCGTGGAGCTGGGTCCGCCACACCTCTTCCCGCTGGTCCGCAGCCAGAGGACGCAGGTCAAGAGCCGGACGCTGCACCCCGTGTACGACGAGCTCTTCTACTT CTCCGTGTCGGCAGAGGCGTGCCGCCGCCGCAGCGCCTGCGTGCTCTTCACGGTCATGGACCACGACTGGCTGTCCACCAACGACTTCGCGGGGGAGGCGGCCCTCGGCCTGGGCAGCATCGGTGGCATAGCGCGGCCCCAGGTGGGAGGGAGCGCGAGGGCCAGGCAGCCCGTGACCCTGCACCTGCGCCGGCCCAGAGCCCAGG tGAAGTCAGCGCTGAGGATGCTGGAAGGCCGCACCAACAAGGAGGCGCAGGAGTTTGTCAAGAGactcaaggagctggagaagtgCATGGAGGCGGACCCCTga